The Erythrolamprus reginae isolate rEryReg1 chromosome 5, rEryReg1.hap1, whole genome shotgun sequence genome window below encodes:
- the COMTD1 gene encoding catechol O-methyltransferase domain-containing protein 1, whose protein sequence is MAFSGFSRETLLAGTAAVGAALAVGFLAGRRYRGTDLFAFGTASQSCGFLQGSGNLHKYVLDHSVREHPLLKKLRLAVSSTPGKKLRISCDQAQLVANLIRLVGAKKVIEIGVSAGYNTLSMALVLPEDGRIVACEINEDLASIGKTVWKEAGVLRKIDLRIKPAIETLEELLANGEAGTFDLAFIHADKESYNDYYEKCLRLIKKGKILVLDNVLVSGNVLKPNKSDRAAQHLHQLNEKIFHDPRVNISMILMGNGITLGFKL, encoded by the exons ATGGCTTTCTCCGGGTTTTCACGCGAGACCCTCCTGGCCGGCACGGCGGCTGTCGGGGCGGCGCTGGCGGTGGGCTTCTTGGCAG GCAGAAGATACCGTGGGACAGATTTATTTGCCTTTGGTACCGCCAGCCAGTCATGTGGCTTCTTGCAAGGGAGCGGCAACCTTCACAAATATGTCTTGGATCACTCGGTACGAGAGCACCCTCTTTTGAAGAAGCTGAGATTG GCTGTATCTTCTACTCCTGGCAAAAAGCTACGGATCTCTTGTGATCAGGCCCAGTTAGTGGCAAACCTGATTAGGCTTGTTGGAGCAAAAAAGGTAATTGAAATAG GCGTTTCTGCTGGGTACAATACTTTAAGCATGGCTCTAGTCCTTCCAGAGGATGGCAGAATTGTTGCCTGCGAGATAAATGAAGATTTGGCCAGTATCGGAAAGACAGTGTGGAAAGAG GCTGGTGTGCTACGTAAGATCGATCTAAGGATAAAACCAGCCATTGAAACGTTAG aggaACTTCTGGCCAATGGTGAAGCTGGAACATTTGACCTTGCTTTCATCCACGCAGACAAAGAAAGTTACAATGATTACTATGAAAAATGTTTACGGCTCATTAAAAAAGGGAAGATATTAGTTCTTGACAAT GTTTTGGTATCGGGGAATGTGCTGAAACCAAACAAAAGTGATCGCGCAGCCCAACACCTCCATCAGCTAAACGAAAAAATTTTCCACGATCCTCGTGTGAACATAAGCATGATCCTGATGGGGAATGGGATAACTTTAGGATTTAAGCTATAg